A genomic stretch from Setaria italica strain Yugu1 chromosome VII, Setaria_italica_v2.0, whole genome shotgun sequence includes:
- the LOC101776008 gene encoding probable cinnamyl alcohol dehydrogenase 6, translated as MEVTPNHTQTVAGWAAMNESGKVEPFIFKRRENGMDDVTIKVQYCGMCHTDLHFIQNDWGITMYPVVPGHEITGVVTKVGTNVLGFKVGDRVGVGCISASCLDCEHCRRSEENYCDKVTLTYNGIFWDGSVTYGGYSNMLVANKRFVVRIPDNLPLDAAAPLLCAGITVYSPMKQHGMLQSGGSLGVVGLGGLGHVAVKFGKAFGLRVTVISTSPAKEREARERLKADDFIVSTNQKQMQAMTRSLDYIIDTVSAKHSLGPILELLKVNGKLVLVAAPDQPVELPSFPLIFGKRTVSGSMTGGLKETQEMLDLCGEHNITCDIELVSTDEINEALARLARNDVRYRFVINIGGNAKL; from the exons ATGGAGGTCACACCAAACCACACCCAGACCGTGGCTGGGTGGGCGGCCATGAACGAGTCTGGCAAGGTCGAGCCCTTCATCTTCAAAAGAAG GGAAAATGGCATGGACGACGTGACTATCAAGGTGCAGTACTGCGGCATGTGCCACACTGACCTCCATTTCATCCAAAACGACTGGGGCATCACCATGTACCCTGTCGTCCCCGGCCACGAGATCACCGGCGTCGTCACCAAGGTTGGCACCAACGTCCTTGGCTTCAAGGTCGGCGATCGTGTCGGCGTGGGCTGCATCTCTGCGTCGTGCCTCGACTGCGAGCACTGCCGCCGCTCCGAGGAGAACTACTGCGACAAGGTCACACTCACCTACAACGGTATCTTTTGGGATGGCAGCGTCACGTACGGCGGCTACTCGAACATGCTCGTGGCGAACAAGAGGTTCGTGGTGCGGATCCCAGACAACCTGCCgctggacgcggcggcgccgctgctgtGCGCGGGTATCACGGTTTACAGCCCGATGAAGCAGCACGGCATGCTGCAGTCTGGTGGGAGCCTCGGCGTCGTCGGGCTGGGCGGGCTCGGCCACGTCGCGGTCAAGTTCGGCAAGGCATTCGGCCTCCGCGTCACTGTCATCAGCACGTCGCCGGCCAAGGAGCGGGAGGCCAGGGAGCGCCTCAAGGCCGACGACTTCATTGTCAGCACCAACCAGAAACAGATGCAG GCCATGACCAGAAGCCTCGACTACATCATTGACACTGTCTCGGCGAAGCATTCGCTGGGTCCGATCTTGGAGTTGCTCAAGGTGAATGGCAAGCTAGTACTCGTCGCAGCGCCAGACCAGCCCGTCGAGCTTCCATCTTTCCCTCTCATCTTTG GGAAGAGAACGGTGAGTGGGAGCATGACGGGAGGGCTGAAGGAGACGCAGGAGATGCTGGACCTGTGCGGCGAGCACAACATAACCTGCGACATCGAGCTCGTTTCGACAGACGAGATCAACGAGGCGCTGGCCCGGCTGGCTCGCAACGACGTCCGCTACCGCTTCGTGATCAACATCGGGGGCAACGCAAAGCTCTAG